One Syntrophales bacterium genomic window, GATATAAGATTACTTCCGCCTGGATTGGGTCTGTATCCTGAAATTCATCCACGAGGATATGAGAAAACCGTTCCCTGAAATATTCTCTGACCTCGGGATTGTTCCGAAGAAGTGTTGCGGCCTTGAGAAGAAGATCGTTAAAATTCAAAATAGAGTTCTTTTCCCTGTGCCGTTTGAAGTAATCGATTGCCGGCTCGACAAGTTCCATAACGAAGTAATGGCAGTAGCTCCTCCATTTCTTCAGGCATGGAACAACAATATCCGTCCTGAATCTGTCGAATGCCGCTTTCTGTTCTTTTGCTATATCACTAGTTGACCATTTTTTCTGTGTAACTCTACCAGATTTGTCCAGACCTGAAAGCATCTTGATGAAATCGACATCTTTTTCTATGTTCAGGTTACGACGACGCAACACTGCCTTTCGCAAAATAGTTTGCAGATCGTCCCATCCTTTTTCCGGCACGGTGGCGGGCAATGCATTGATGGCCCGATCCAGATAATCCATTAAAAGCCTTTTCTCTTTACCGAAGTCTGGTCTTTCCAACTTTTCTCGAATTATCTCAACTTCGGGATACTGGGCAGCGGCTTGATAGGCATTAATCAGATCCGAAGGGTTCAAGCCGATGGACTCAATTTGTTTAAGAACCGGGGTTTCTCCCGTATGAAGCATCTGCAAGTACTCTGACCAGCATTGGTCTCTGAGAATAAGGGTTTCATCCTCTTCCAGTTCTTCAAAATCCGGGTCCAGACGTGCTTCAATGGGGCGTTCTCTTAGAAGTCTGGCACAGAAGGAGTGAATGGTGCCCGTAAAGAGTAGATCCAATCTGGAGAGCGCACGATCATAGTTGTCGCGCTTCAGTCTATCTTTTTCCTTTTTGAGGGCTTCTTCCAGGGCCATCTGGAACCGCCCCTTTAGTTCGGCCGCCGCCTTACGCGTGAAGGTAACAGCAGCCATTCTGCCCACGGTGCATTTGCCTTCGGCGATCAATGCCAGCATCCGGTTCACGAGGCTGCTCGTTTTGCCTGACCCTGCGCCAGCTTCCACCAGCATGGAGACATCAATATCCTTTACGATCATTTTTCGATATTTCTCATCTTCCGTTTTACGCATTCCCTTTTAACCTCTCAAATGGGGCCAACTTTTCATCTTCTTTCATCTTTTCCACGGTGCGTCTTATGGTCGAATCAGTATCTCCACAAATTGCCTTATACGAACAGATGTTGCAGGGATCTTTATCATTCGATGCCGGGAAGACACCTTCTCTTAATAGCGAAAAAAGGTCGGCAAGTACTTTGTATAAAACATCACGCACCGGTTGATCCCTTAAAATCCTTATGCCTTCACCTTTTGTGCCCGGGAAGAAATAGCCCGCGCGAACTATCTTTGCCTTTTTGTCGAACTTCGCCCTGAGCAGGGTCTCTGCGGCTAATGCGTAAAGGGCATGCTGAAGATGTTTGCCCTGGTTCACATAACCATGATCATCGTATCCCCAAGCGCTTCCGGTCTTGTAATCCCAGACCTGGTATTTGTGATCACCCTGGTGATCCACTCGGTCAATACGGCCCCTCAGCCTAAAAAACCCTTCATTGCCGAGTTTTATCTGAATCGGATCCTTATCAGAAAGCTCTGGTGAGCTGTCAGAAGCAATTCCGAAGGAAAGTTCAAAAAAATATGGTTCAACTTCCTTGCAATGCTCTTCTTCACTTTTCAAGAATATCTCCAATGTCTGGTTGATATCCGTCACTTCATTATCAAAAACCAGCTCATTGGGTGGCGGTATTTCAATCTTCCAGGCTTCTATTTCTTCCGATGCAATATCTTTCAAGTCTCTTAGATGCATTTCGAAGTCAGGCAATTCACTTCTTTCCTTGAGTTCTTCCATAAACCTACGGAATACTTCATGCAAAAGTTCGCCACGCTGCGGGGGGTCTAACCACCTGTTCGCATCTTTTTCCATCTCTTCCAAGGATTCCACTCCGAGAACGTGGCGGATGAAATAGGCATAAGGGCATTTGGCCAGGTCTTCCATCCGTGAGGAGGAAATAACTACATCATGGTTAAGGGGATCGAGGACGGTCTGAGCAGATGGAATCCAGCCGTCATATTCCCCGAACTCTTCGCTGTCCCGCGCTTCTTCGGCGCTTTGCCCGTCAAGAAGATGGGGGTAGCAGGGATAAACGGAATCGTTTCCGTACTTTTGCCCTTTTCGCGACAGCCACCATTCCCAACCTGTTAAGGGAGTTAGATCAGTTTCCGGGATAAAGCCCGCCGGTTTTCCAAGAAAGCGGATCAGGTTATCGTAATTTCCATCCCGGTCAGGTGTTATCAGACGGTAGATACCAAGTAGGAAGGAAGAGGGGAAAATATCTCGGTCTTCTCGAAGATCGCGGCAGGAATAACTCAAGGTAACATTTCCATTCAGTGAACCGAGTGTTTTTGCCATAAGATAGGAACTCTCATTCATGAGTTCACCGGAAATTACCAGATCGGCCCCTATTTTCTGGCGTTCCGCATCCAGGATAACCGGGTCCTGGATTGGCGGTCCAGGAAACCTGCTCTGGTCAAATCCGAGCACAAAGGTGTTTGTGCGACCGCTGTATCCGCCGGAACGATAGTGGCCCACGTGGATATGCCCGGGTCTTGGATTTGAATGATAAACCGAGAGTCCATGAATCACCTTAATAAGACGTTCTCTTGCCTTTCGGGCATTATCAGTAAACGAAAAGGCATTGCTCAGTGATTCCAGCTCATCCACTATCCTTGTCTTTGCTACTACATCCGCAGCGCTTGCGGTGCGACAGAATTTATTGACGAAATGAAGTGTTTCTTTGCATAGTTCCTTTATGTCTATCGTTCCGTCCGGATCAGGCTCGGGAATCGCGGCTAATATTTTTCCCACCAAAGCCCGTACCCATGCAACCTTCTTTGCCGAGTCTTCCGCCCATTGAATATTTTCTTCTCCCTCTTTGCGGTTTTCTTCTGCTTTGCGAAGGTAGCTATCTTCCAAGGCTTTCAGTCGGGGCAAATAACGCTCCCGGCCCCATCCGATCGCGGCATCGCGAATAATCCGGGCGGCCCTGCCGGATGAAGGCGCTTCCCCCTCCTGACTGATGCTATCAAGGCGTAGCAAGCCTGCGGAAAGTAAACGTTTCAGGCAACTTGCGCTGAAATCTTCCGACTGCCATTCGAGATACAGGATAACAGCCCTTCCCGGTCGAGTGTAGGTAATCGGAATTCCACCTGCGAAAGTGACGGGGATGTCCAGGGATGCTGAAATCTCGTAAATCATCGGGATATAAGGATCGACAGTCGTTGCCAGAATCTCTACATCATCCAGGGGCATTTCTTTTTTAAGGATCCGTCTGAATACATCCCTGATCTCATTAGATTCGCCCAAAGCGTGAAATATCGAGACGCTTTTGTCATCAAAAGGCCCTGGCGTCTCTTCGGGTTTGAAAACCCACGACAATAGATCTATATTCGATTTCGGTTTGGTGGCCTGGTTTTCCACTTGTTCAGTTGATCTGAAAAACCTTCCCGGAAAATCAAGGCCTGAAGGCATGTTGTGTCCTATAATGAGTATGTCTTTTCCGCCCACCGTGCAAATCAGGTCTTTCTCCAGACGCGTTAGCGGAAAATCGGAAAGAACCATAACCACGTTATCTTCTCTCCTGGTCGTCCGTTCCCTGCATTTTCGGATGGCCGTGTGAAGTAACCCTGCGTGGTCAATAATTCGGTTATCTTCAAGAAAGCGGTCATACCTGTTAAGGAGTCGAATAAGCTCTTCGCCTTTCTCCTGCGAAATGAATGTGCCAGGATTGAGGTCGTCGGCTTGAAGACCTGCCATTCTTATTTCATGAACTGCGTTTCCGAGGCACTTGAGGATACCAGGAACCTCTTCCGCTGCTTCAAAGTATTTGCATTTGATAGTGGTAAGATCGTCAGACAGGTAAAGCTTTTCAATGATAATGGGCCGCTCCCCAGACTCGATCAGCCGAATTTCTGCCTTACTGAGCTCCGGGGCTATAAGCTCTTGAGCATAACCCACTGCAGTGGTTACCCTGAGGTTTATCCATGACGTTCCCGATTTTGCCAGATGTTCTCCCAATTGGTGGCCAATGGAATAAGAGGGGACAAAGAAGAGTTTTTCCTTAAAACGGTATTCATTGCATATCTTTGAAAGGTTCTCAATGGTCTTGTTCATTTTTCCACACTCTCGTCAAATAACGAAACAAAATATTCTTATGCGTTTGACTAGTTGAGTGGTTTAGTTTTGAAGTTCTTTAATAACATTTCATATATATCAACGTTTCGGTGATTGAAACTGAATTCACATT contains:
- a CDS encoding PD-(D/E)XK nuclease family protein, which gives rise to MNKTIENLSKICNEYRFKEKLFFVPSYSIGHQLGEHLAKSGTSWINLRVTTAVGYAQELIAPELSKAEIRLIESGERPIIIEKLYLSDDLTTIKCKYFEAAEEVPGILKCLGNAVHEIRMAGLQADDLNPGTFISQEKGEELIRLLNRYDRFLEDNRIIDHAGLLHTAIRKCRERTTRREDNVVMVLSDFPLTRLEKDLICTVGGKDILIIGHNMPSGLDFPGRFFRSTEQVENQATKPKSNIDLLSWVFKPEETPGPFDDKSVSIFHALGESNEIRDVFRRILKKEMPLDDVEILATTVDPYIPMIYEISASLDIPVTFAGGIPITYTRPGRAVILYLEWQSEDFSASCLKRLLSAGLLRLDSISQEGEAPSSGRAARIIRDAAIGWGRERYLPRLKALEDSYLRKAEENRKEGEENIQWAEDSAKKVAWVRALVGKILAAIPEPDPDGTIDIKELCKETLHFVNKFCRTASAADVVAKTRIVDELESLSNAFSFTDNARKARERLIKVIHGLSVYHSNPRPGHIHVGHYRSGGYSGRTNTFVLGFDQSRFPGPPIQDPVILDAERQKIGADLVISGELMNESSYLMAKTLGSLNGNVTLSYSCRDLREDRDIFPSSFLLGIYRLITPDRDGNYDNLIRFLGKPAGFIPETDLTPLTGWEWWLSRKGQKYGNDSVYPCYPHLLDGQSAEEARDSEEFGEYDGWIPSAQTVLDPLNHDVVISSSRMEDLAKCPYAYFIRHVLGVESLEEMEKDANRWLDPPQRGELLHEVFRRFMEELKERSELPDFEMHLRDLKDIASEEIEAWKIEIPPPNELVFDNEVTDINQTLEIFLKSEEEHCKEVEPYFFELSFGIASDSSPELSDKDPIQIKLGNEGFFRLRGRIDRVDHQGDHKYQVWDYKTGSAWGYDDHGYVNQGKHLQHALYALAAETLLRAKFDKKAKIVRAGYFFPGTKGEGIRILRDQPVRDVLYKVLADLFSLLREGVFPASNDKDPCNICSYKAICGDTDSTIRRTVEKMKEDEKLAPFERLKGNA